One window of Acipenser ruthenus chromosome 17, fAciRut3.2 maternal haplotype, whole genome shotgun sequence genomic DNA carries:
- the LOC117422955 gene encoding serine/threonine-protein phosphatase 2A regulatory subunit B'' subunit alpha-like isoform X2: MMIKEASLRRDPDLRGELAFLARGCDFVLPSRFKKRLKSFQQAQVQIKQEKKPGTPPPAPAVSAPSPRPPTPPPVNKVVITAPISINIPRFYFPKGLPNPTANLDETLAKIEAAFAVLEEEKADIYEMGKIAKACNCPLYWKAPMFNAAGGERTGFVSVHAFIAMWRKLLRSCYDDASKFVYLLVRPGCAYLEQEDFIPLLQDIVDTHPGLTFLKDAPEFHSRYITTVIQRIFYTVNRSWSGKITMTELRRSNFLQTLALLEEEDDINQITDYFSYEHFYVIYCKFWELDTDHDLFVDQKDLARYNEHASSNRITERIFSGAVTRGNSVQKEGRMSYADFVWFLISEEDKKNPTSIEYWFKCMDLDGDGVLSMYELEYFYEEQCERMEGMGIEPLPFHDLLCQMLDLVKCTDQGKITLRDLKHCRMAHIFYDTFFNLEKYLDHEQRDPFAVQKDVENDGPEPSDWDKYAAEEYEILVAEETANEQLQEGTFEDDESDELTVASEIGNKVDKLVISDLSA, encoded by the exons ATGATGATCAAGGAGGCTTCTTTGAGGAGGGATCCTGACTTGAGGGGCGAGCTAGCTTTTCTTGCTAGAGGCTGTGACTTTGTCCTCCCCTCTCGCTTCAAGAAGAGGCTCAAATCCTTCCAGCAAGCGCAG gtCCAAATCAAGCAAGAGAAGAAACCTGGAACTCCTCCCCCAGCACCTGCAGTCTCCGCCCCCAGTCCACGCCCACCGACCCCTCCACCAGTAAACAAGGTGGTCATCACTGCCCCCATCTCCATAAACATTCCACGCTTCTATTTCCCCAAAGGACTTCCAAACCCTACTGCCAACCTCGACGAGACCCTTGCCAAGATTGAAGCAGCGTTCGCAGTGTTAGAGGAAGAGAAAGCTGATATTTATGAAATGGGAAAGATCGCCAAG gcaTGCAATTGTCCGCTATATTGGAAGGCCCCGATGTTTAATGCTGCTGGAGGTGAAAGGACAGGATTTGTTTCAGTCCACGCATTCATAGCGATGTGGAGGAA GTTATTGCGCAGCTGCTATGACGATGCATCAAAGTTTGTTTACCTATTAGTCAGACCTGGCTGTGCCTACCTTGAACAGGAAGACTTCATCCCATTATTACAG GATATTGTGGACACTCATCCAGGTTTGACGTTTTTGAAGGATGCCCCTGAATTCCATTCTCGGTACATTACCACG GTAATTCAGCGGATATTCTACACAGTCAACAGATCCTGGTCAGGGAAAATCACCATGACTGAGCTGAGGCGGAGCAACTTCCTGCAA ACCCTTGCTCTTCTGGAGGAGGAGGACGATATCAACCAGATTACAGATTATTTCTCCTACGAACACTTCTACGTGATCTACTGTAAATTCTGGGAGCTGGACACAGACCATGATCTTTTCGTTGACCAGAAGGACCTGGCCAGGTATAACGAACATG CTTCATCGAATAGAATTACTGAGAGAATATTCTCTGGAGCAGTAACAag GGGGAACTCTGTGCAGAAAGAAGGCCGGATGAGCTATGCAGATTTTGTCTGGTTTCTGATCTCTGAAGAGGATAAGAAGAATCCCACCAG TATTGAGTACTGGTTCAAGTGCATGGACCTCGATGGGGACGGAGTGCTGTCCATGTATGAGCTGGAGTACTTCTATGAGGAGCAATGCGAGAGAATGGAGGGGATGGGCATCGAACCGCTGCCATTCCACGACCTGCTCTGCCAGATGCTGGATCTAGTGAAATGTACAGACCAAG GTAAAATAACTCTTCGGGATCTGAAGCACTGCAGAATGGCACATATATTCTACGACACCTTCTTTAACTTGGAGAAGTACCTGGACCATGAACAGAGAGATCCATTTGCTGTGCAAAAG GATGTAGAGAACGATGGTCCCGAGCCCTCAGACTGGGATAAATACGCAGCTGAAGAATACGAGATCCTGGTGGCTGAAGAGACGGCTAATGAGCAGTTACAGGAAGG TACATTTGAAGATGATGAATCTGACGAACTCACGGTCGCATCAGAAATCGGAAACAAGGTGGACAAACTGGTCATTTCAGACCTTTCAGCATAA